In the Cucurbita pepo subsp. pepo cultivar mu-cu-16 chromosome LG17, ASM280686v2, whole genome shotgun sequence genome, cCATGCTACTCCTCAGTCCTACTCTTCGGTTGGGGCTTGTGTGCTATTTCCAATTGGTGCAATGGTCGGGGCTTGTGTGCTACTTCCAATTGGTGCAATGGTCGGGGCTTGTGTGCTACTTCCAATTGGTGCAATGGTCGGGGCTTGAGCGATGCTTCCGACCGACGCAGCCCCCTCCGGGGTTTCAGCGATGCTTGCGACCGACGCAGCCCCCTCTGGGGTTTCAGCGATGCTTTCAACCGACGCAGCCCCCTCCGGGGTTTCAGCGATGCTTTCGACCGACGCAGCCCCCTCTGGGGTTTCAGCGATGCTTTCGACCGACGCAGCCCCCTCTGGGGTTTCAGCGATGCTTTCGACCGACGCAGCCCCCTCTGGGGTTTCAGCGATGCTTTCGATCGGAGCAGCTGATGGGGCTTGTGTGTCAGGTGTTCCAAAGGCACGAAATGAAAATCGACGACCGAGTCTTTCCTCACCGGTGACATCGTCAAAAGTGGCACCCACCTTCACACAACATTGCAAAGCAATGACTAAGAAAAGGATGTGAAAGAGCTTGAAACCTTTCGCCATGACCATGGTGAAATGTATTCAAATTGTAGGATTACAAGCTCGTTTCACAAATGATGAAGAGTAGCACGAGCTAGTGGCTAATGGATGCTTGAATTTTAGTGATAATATGAAAccctatatatatagtttgatGAGATAACTATATTTAGAAAACACCACCGAAagattctcaaattttttaggttttagAACATTCTAAGCATAGAATGTTTGACtactaaatttctaaattggGCAGGTATGTTATTAGcataaactaataaattaattaatattttttattatctaataagttaatttggtatattttaatattagcttgttaaataaaaaaaattatatttttagtataaaatattatttttattcgtCTACTAGCAGACCCTCGGCACAGCACTGCATAATCGACCCAATGGTGCGTTTTCGGTCCGACTACAAGCGTGGCCCAAGCGAAGATGGCCCACATTCACACAGATGATCCATGAATGCCAGAAGCCCACTCATGAATGCCAGCTTTTAGCCAGCCCAGCCCACGAGAGTCCAGCTTCCACCAGGCCTACATGTGCGTAGCCCATTATTCAGTTGATCCAACAGCTGACGTGGCACGTTTAACTGACCTGTTCAAGCCGATATCTAAGGAAGGGGCTCCTAGTCGGCTCCCTCAACAGATCGCACACCGTGCAGCTTCTAGCTGGCTTAGGTCAGCACGTGTAACTCCTAGTCGACATCTAAGGATGTGGCTCCCAGTCGGCTCCCTCAACTGGCCCGTTCAAGTCGACTCTAAGGAAGCGGCTCCCAGTCAGCTACCTCAACTAATCGCGCACCGTGCAGCTCCTAACTGGCTTAGGTCAGCACGTGTAACTCCTAGTCGACATCTAAGGAAGCAACTCCCAGTCGGCTCCCTCAACTGGCCCGTTCAAGTTGACTCTAAGGAAGCGGCTCTTAGTCAGGTCCCTCAACTAATCGCGCATCGTGCAGCTCCTAACTGACTTAGGTCAGCACGTGTAACTCCTAGCCGACATCTAAGGAAGCGTCGGCTCCCTCAACTGATCGCCTTCCGTGCAACGCCCTAGTTGGCTTCGGTCAGCGCATGCAACTCCTAACCGGCTTCAATCAAGTCAACGGCTCCTTGTCAACTCAGTTTGGCATTTGGCTCAAGTTCGCTCGATTGGCATGATTAAGGCTAGTGAGCCCACATGAATATAAATAGGTTATGTTTAAATCAATCATGACATGCACGTAGTGACCGAACACAGCATGGTTGTAAATGAGCTCAGCATTCATGATCTGCATTCAACTATTACGAGTTCTTCTGCATTTGCCTTTTCAAATTTCCAAGAGGACCAAAATCGTTCTTCCTTACATCCTGCTTACTACAGTTACAGCTTCCAGTATTCAAATTTATACCACATTTCAGACACATACCTTTGCATCCCGCATCGCATATCGCATTCAAAGTAATTTCCAGATGCAAGAGGTCTCTTATGTTCTTTGATATGtctatttctttctctccCAGAGGAAAATAGAGTTGATCATCCAAATCAATCGACTCTTCATCATCTTCGTCGCCATATCCATCATATGTCTTGAACATATCCTGCCCGTTGATGACTCCAACGTTTATGACCTCGGGTTCGTCAATCGGGTCTTGGCTTAGTAAAATTGAGAAGTTTGAGAAAACACATTCAGCAGCGGGTTCGCAACACCTGCAACATAGGTGATTAGCATGTCGAAAACATCATTGACAATGGCATAAATGGTACAGTACAAATTTATGAGTCTACGTTCATCGTatattactcgattttttcCCATGATAAACATGGTACATTCTAAAGAAAGAAGTAAAATGATGTAGAGAGGTAagatgaaaaaacaaagaaagtaaatatgtaaccgtccaagcccaccgctagcagatattgtcctgtttggactttccctttcgggcttcccctcaaggtttttataatgtgtttgttaggaagagattttcacacccttataaagaatgttttgttctcctctccaatcgacgtgggatctcacaatccacccttcttcggggcctagcgtcctcgctggcacccgttcccttctccaatcgatgttggaccccctaatccaccccctttggagcccaacgtccttgctggtacaccgcctcgtgtccacccctttcgaggttcagcctccttgctagcacatcgccctATATcaggctttgataccatttgtaacagcccaaacacACCTcacactgctagcaaatattgtcctctttggacttcccctcaaggtttttgaaatgcgcctgctaggaagaggtttctacacccttataaagaatgttttgttctcctccccaatcgatgtgggatctcacaaaatacTTCATCCCAGTTCAACATGATGTGAGAACAACCAAAACAACTGATGTGAGAACAACCAAAACAACAACTAGGCTTCTAAACCTATAGAACAAATCCTATCAAATGTAACAACTAGAATTGTAATTGATAAGTTAAAACTGATGAAATCATATGGAAGGCAATCTAACGCAGAAGATAAGTAGCTTGAATAGGCAATATAGTTGCTTTTCTGAACAAGGAAAAAATGTGTGAATAATAACATAGTATTCTTCGACACATAcatagaagaaaatgaatattgAAAACCCATCCAACAAAAGGAAGGTTACAAATGAATGAGTAAACCTATGtcaaacatttttctttcagtCGAACATGTGGAGTGAGAATTTGAACCTCCGACCATTTAGTCGAGGTTATAAACTAGGAAATCTATGTAAAACTTAGAACAGATGATACTTCCTCATTCACTCAAATTCTTGTGACAGAGCTAAGATGATTTAAGCATTTTAGTATATAGTATAGTATGTTCAAATTGATTGAAAGCAAACAAATAGATATGTTGTATAGGGAGCTAATTTGCAGATAGGATACCTATAACAATTGAGAGTGATGACAGTCTTAACTATACCATCAAGCCTcagctttttttctttcctcgtAACATCAACAGAGATTTGAACAGGAGTTCCAAATGGATAATCTTTCACAGCCTTCGTCACATATAGTCCCATCTCGGATGCTCGAGATTTCGAGACATCAGTCGAAAGCTTTTCCAATCCAAGCCTCTCTAATGTTGTGCAATACTCCAAATGAGAAACAGAAGAGTTCCTCTTGTAAATTATTGCTCCTTCCCAAGGTGAGCTCATCTCTTCAATTTCCCCTTCTTGATCCTCCCAATCAGTAATTATAGTATTGTCTTCAAAAAAGGACTCATCAGTAGGTTTCACACACTTTAGGGAAGTAGATTTCAGCTTAATACATGAATCACCCAAGCTTGGatgtatatttttcataaatgtcCCTGGAATTTTACAAGCAACAAAGCGgaaattggaattggaataaGCAATTCCTTTGGATTTCAAGCAGCCAATCTTAATAAATCCATTGGAAACTACGGCTGATGTGGGGAATACAGCGGACATTTGGACACTGCACATAGAAATTGGATAAGAAAATATCCAGATACAAATAACAGTGGCTCacaaattatataaactaGTCAATTAATGAAGTAGAGCGAAAACAATCCCATCCTACAAGAACATTGCAGAAACTAGGTCGGATTAAACTGCGAACGAGTTAATTGGCTAATTAAGTTGCGCATTTCATCGAACAGTTTGTGATACAATTTGAACATAATAATCATCACGAAAAACTCCAGATACGTAAAGTAGATTAGTGAAAGAACTACATTAGAACAGAGAAAACAGAGGTGGGTCTGAGATTCGAAAAGCACCTGTGTCGCGGAAGTGGAGGAAGGAAATTTTGGCGACTCCCTGCGGAAAAAGATTTATCCGGTGGCTAAAATCAAGGAAggattgtatttatttatagcGTATTTTTATTTCAGTTCCTTATCACAAACGAGCCGTGCACTAAGTTAATGAACTGATACCACATTTAAATGAGAGCAATactaaaaataagataattaagaaaattttgattgcaATTGATATCTATACAAACAAAGCGTCTcaaaattttactaaaaaatatatgaatgagAACCACTTGTGTTCATATGTGTGAATGTCGAGATAATTAGGTATCAAATCTGAACGATGaatccttcaatctccaaccCTACAGCATAATTAcgtaaaggtttttttttttttttttaattttaattttaattttgtttttgggtcGAGGCCCACAATAAATTGGTCACTTCTAAAACCCTAGAAGGCCACTCCTTTTCTCCTTTGTAAGCTTATCTTCTCTGCAACAAGCGGCCGGGAAGGGAGGAGAAAAAATGGTTTCGCTAAAGCTCCAGAAGCGGCTCGCCGCCAGTGTCCTCAAGTGCGGGAAAGGCAAGGTCTGGCTCGATCCCAATGAGGTCAACGAAATCTCCATGGCGAACTCTCGTACGCTTTCTCCATCTATGTTCACTTAGATTCTATCTATGTTCAATCTCCATGTTGTTGCTTGaagttttctgttcttttgaTTTCACGATCTGAAGATTTTTCTGTGTCCCTTAGGTTTTCTAGATGAAATACGTTTTCGGATCTGAAAATTTTGCTCTAGGTTAAGTCTGGAACTGTGATTccttgttgtttttcttggtTATGGTAATTATACTATGTTGTTTCCGTCGTCGTTAGTTGAAACGCTAGTTAATCCCTTGGCTGAATGATTTGCAGTAGATTGCTAGGAGATGATATCATTGAGTTGCATAGGAAATTGCTGttattgaacaaaatttttgtgatttgtttacgttttaaaaaactatttccTCTCAGATTCTTCGCATAGCGAGGAAGGCACTTTCGCCATGGAGTTTGTATCGCTTTTACGCCTTGTTACACTTCCAAATTCCACAAGCTCTATCTTCTGTCGGGAgcaatgtttatttttaatatgttattaCTGATATGTAACTACTGATTTTTAGCAAAAATGTTGTCATTTTGTGATCTTTCGTACCTGATTTACAAATAATACTGTTTGTGACTCAGTTGCTAA is a window encoding:
- the LOC111778931 gene encoding large ribosomal RNA subunit accumulation protein YCED homolog 1, chloroplastic: MSAVFPTSAVVSNGFIKIGCLKSKGIAYSNSNFRFVACKIPGTFMKNIHPSLGDSCIKLKSTSLKCVKPTDESFFEDNTIITDWEDQEGEIEEMSSPWEGAIIYKRNSSVSHLEYCTTLERLGLEKLSTDVSKSRASEMGLYVTKAVKDYPFGTPVQISVDVTRKEKKLRLDGIVKTVITLNCYRCCEPAAECVFSNFSILLSQDPIDEPEVINVGVINGQDMFKTYDGYGDEDDEESIDLDDQLYFPLGEKEIDISKNIRDLLHLEITLNAICDAGCKGMCLKCGINLNTGSCNCSKQDVRKNDFGPLGNLKRQMQKNS